A portion of the Halobacillus ihumii genome contains these proteins:
- a CDS encoding YjiH family protein gives MEPKRNTLMPEEPAVRRADMWKFIIPSLLGVLLFLIPIPFGGKITIGVGVFAETFQGAFENYLVETMTFVLVLSAVGALFAKLAQPAFIVARPFMKGLFDIGWGWVITRIVAAIFAILTLFQLGPSVIHSDLTGGTVLYSLIPVLTTWFLFAGFLMPLLMDFGLMDFFGTMCRKVMRPLFRVPGRSSIDALASWMGAGTVGVLITTQQYESGYYTKREASIIATNFSINSIAFSLVVISFIGLEDMFVPFYLTVAFSSIIAAIICPRIPPLSRKEDTYYEGTGQQISEDMPEDTSHVKWGFQKAVEQASKVKSGSDVVKSGVKTVADIYLGLLPLVMALGTLALIIAEFTPIFDYISYPLIPVLEFMQIPQAAEAAPAMLVGFADMFLPAVIGAGIEAELTKFVIACISLTQLIYMSEIGMLLIKSEIPITVGELFIIFLQRTVITLPIIVAIAHIIF, from the coding sequence ATGGAACCAAAAAGAAATACTTTGATGCCAGAAGAACCTGCCGTAAGAAGAGCAGATATGTGGAAGTTTATCATTCCATCACTGCTCGGGGTGCTGCTTTTTCTCATTCCGATTCCGTTTGGGGGGAAGATTACGATCGGGGTCGGCGTATTTGCTGAAACGTTTCAGGGCGCGTTTGAAAATTATCTCGTTGAAACGATGACCTTCGTACTAGTCCTGTCAGCGGTTGGGGCTTTGTTCGCGAAGCTTGCCCAGCCTGCCTTTATTGTGGCCAGGCCCTTTATGAAAGGATTGTTTGACATTGGCTGGGGCTGGGTGATCACACGGATTGTTGCTGCAATTTTTGCGATCTTAACTCTATTCCAACTTGGTCCGAGTGTGATTCATTCAGACTTAACCGGTGGTACGGTGTTGTACTCTTTAATTCCCGTATTGACGACCTGGTTCTTATTTGCAGGATTTCTCATGCCTTTACTCATGGATTTTGGTTTGATGGATTTTTTCGGAACGATGTGTAGGAAAGTCATGCGTCCGTTATTCAGAGTGCCGGGACGTTCATCGATTGATGCCCTTGCTTCGTGGATGGGCGCTGGTACTGTCGGTGTCTTGATTACCACACAGCAGTATGAAAGCGGCTATTACACGAAACGGGAAGCATCGATCATCGCCACGAACTTTTCGATCAACTCGATTGCCTTCAGTTTGGTTGTGATTAGTTTTATCGGACTGGAAGATATGTTCGTGCCCTTCTATCTGACGGTTGCGTTCTCAAGTATCATAGCGGCGATTATCTGCCCGCGTATCCCGCCTCTTTCGAGAAAAGAGGATACGTATTATGAGGGAACAGGCCAGCAGATTTCTGAAGATATGCCTGAGGATACTTCACACGTGAAGTGGGGTTTTCAAAAAGCTGTTGAGCAGGCTTCTAAGGTTAAAAGTGGTAGTGATGTTGTAAAAAGCGGTGTGAAGACAGTGGCCGATATTTACTTAGGATTGCTGCCGCTCGTTATGGCTCTTGGAACACTGGCTTTAATCATCGCGGAATTTACACCGATCTTTGATTATATTTCCTATCCGCTTATTCCAGTTCTCGAGTTCATGCAAATTCCTCAAGCGGCTGAGGCGGCACCAGCGATGCTCGTTGGATTTGCTGACATGTTCCTGCCGGCCGTTATTGGTGCAGGAATTGAAGCAGAATTGACGAAATTCGTTATCGCCTGTATTTCTTTAACCCAGCTGATTTATATGTCGGAAATCGGTATGCTGCTGATTAAATCAGAAATTCCGATTACCGTCGGCGAACTGTTCATCATTTTTCTACAGAGAACCGTTATTACACTGCCAATCATCGTAGCCATTGCTCATATAATTTTTTAA
- a CDS encoding aspartate aminotransferase family protein, with protein MSTKLKELFPQMSNLLAPSMAKDHPNLPVVEEEGCYYYGEDGKEYLDFTSGIAVTNVGHRHPKVVQAIKDGADQLTHGPSGVIMYESILELSKRLGERLPGELDCFFYGNSGAEAIEGALKLARHVTERPYAVSFTGGFHGRSMGALSVSTSKSKYRKFQQPNGLTYQIPYAEPKDGTESECIKQLEADFERLFDHQVTPEEVACVIVEPVLGEGGYVVPPAGWLKKVREICDTHGILLIFDEVQTGFGRTGEWFAAQTFGVTPDIMAIAKGIASGMPLSATVASKELMSQWPLGSHATTFGGNPIACAAALATLDVIEEEDLLDNARTQGAYAIGKLRELKQKYSCIGGVRGVGLMIGFDIVDPETGKPDSDGMMNILNLALEKGVLFYLGGKYANVIRMIPPLIVTRDQIDQGLQALEEAVIAHEKELVMNK; from the coding sequence ATGTCTACTAAACTGAAAGAATTATTCCCGCAAATGTCCAACTTGCTTGCCCCAAGCATGGCAAAAGATCATCCGAATCTGCCGGTTGTTGAAGAAGAAGGCTGCTATTATTACGGAGAAGACGGCAAGGAGTATCTTGATTTCACATCAGGGATTGCCGTAACCAACGTCGGTCACCGTCATCCTAAAGTGGTCCAGGCGATTAAGGACGGTGCTGATCAGCTGACACATGGACCGTCTGGTGTGATTATGTATGAGTCGATTCTTGAGCTGTCCAAACGGCTGGGGGAGAGGCTGCCTGGTGAACTGGATTGTTTCTTTTATGGAAATAGCGGGGCTGAAGCTATTGAAGGAGCTCTTAAGTTGGCACGTCACGTAACAGAGCGTCCTTATGCGGTCTCATTTACCGGAGGATTCCACGGTCGTTCCATGGGGGCTCTCAGTGTCAGTACATCAAAAAGCAAATATCGCAAATTTCAGCAGCCGAACGGGCTGACTTATCAAATTCCGTATGCTGAGCCTAAGGATGGTACTGAATCAGAGTGTATCAAGCAGCTTGAAGCGGATTTCGAGCGTTTGTTTGATCATCAGGTGACCCCGGAGGAAGTGGCTTGTGTCATTGTCGAACCGGTACTCGGCGAAGGTGGTTATGTTGTCCCTCCGGCTGGCTGGTTGAAAAAAGTCCGCGAAATTTGTGATACACACGGTATTCTGTTGATTTTTGATGAGGTGCAGACAGGGTTTGGTCGTACCGGAGAATGGTTCGCGGCCCAGACCTTCGGGGTCACACCTGATATCATGGCGATTGCCAAAGGGATCGCAAGTGGGATGCCGCTCAGCGCTACCGTGGCCTCAAAGGAACTTATGTCTCAGTGGCCGCTCGGCAGCCATGCGACAACGTTTGGCGGTAATCCGATCGCCTGTGCGGCTGCGCTCGCTACGCTTGATGTTATTGAGGAAGAAGACCTGCTCGACAATGCCCGCACTCAGGGAGCCTACGCCATCGGAAAACTGCGTGAACTCAAGCAGAAGTATTCATGTATTGGCGGCGTTCGCGGTGTCGGTCTGATGATCGGCTTCGATATTGTCGATCCGGAAACAGGAAAGCCTGACAGTGACGGGATGATGAATATTCTTAATCTTGCGCTGGAAAAAGGGGTCTTGTTTTACCTTGGAGGAAAGTATGCGAACGTGATTCGGATGATTCCGCCGTTGATTGTGACGAGGGATCAGATTGATCAAGGGCTGCAGGCTTTGGAGGAAGCGGTTATTGCGCATGAGAAGGAGTTAGTAATGAATAAATAA
- a CDS encoding alpha-hydroxy acid oxidase: protein MVNHLSENDTSLLENSFEEWEENAEKCLRNEAFDYIARGSGAEVTMKANVEAFQKWRIRPRVLRDVSERDLSVSLFGHTFSSPLLFAPIGVQAIVYPQGELASAKAASEMGSLFITSSASSFSMEEIAAEMEDSPRWFQLYCSLDDSVTKSLVQRAEACGYSAIVITVDTPMLGFREADLRNGYSPLEEAKGIGNYITDPAFCKLLTKFPQEDLSEAIQKQVDIIDKPGLTWKDIEKVRTYTRLPILLKGIVHPYDAKLALDYNVDGLIVSNHGGRQLDSAISSLDALVEIQKVIDGRIPVLVDGGVRRGTDVIKALALGAKAVLVGRPYVYGLTKGKTGVKRVIQHILDETDVTMALSGTRSVEEIDSSLLVKVN, encoded by the coding sequence TTGGTTAATCATCTTTCGGAAAATGATACTTCTTTGCTTGAAAATTCGTTTGAGGAATGGGAAGAGAATGCAGAAAAATGCCTAAGAAATGAAGCCTTTGATTATATTGCAAGAGGATCGGGAGCGGAGGTAACGATGAAGGCCAATGTTGAGGCGTTTCAAAAATGGAGAATTCGTCCTCGTGTATTGCGGGATGTGTCTGAAAGAGATTTATCCGTATCTTTATTTGGTCATACTTTTTCCTCCCCTCTTTTGTTCGCACCCATCGGTGTTCAGGCAATCGTTTATCCGCAAGGAGAGTTGGCTTCTGCAAAGGCTGCCTCAGAAATGGGGTCGTTATTCATTACGAGCAGTGCTTCTTCTTTTTCAATGGAGGAAATCGCCGCTGAGATGGAGGACAGCCCCAGGTGGTTTCAGCTGTATTGCTCCCTTGATGATAGCGTGACAAAAAGCTTGGTTCAACGGGCGGAAGCATGCGGGTATTCTGCGATTGTAATTACTGTTGATACACCGATGCTTGGGTTTCGCGAAGCGGATCTTAGAAATGGCTACTCTCCGCTTGAGGAAGCGAAAGGGATTGGCAACTATATAACGGATCCTGCCTTTTGCAAACTGTTAACGAAATTCCCCCAAGAGGATTTATCTGAAGCAATCCAAAAACAAGTCGACATCATCGACAAACCAGGGCTTACGTGGAAGGATATTGAGAAAGTAAGAACCTACACACGTCTGCCCATCTTACTAAAAGGCATTGTCCATCCCTACGATGCCAAATTGGCTTTGGACTATAATGTTGATGGTCTCATTGTTTCCAATCACGGTGGTCGCCAGCTTGACAGCGCTATTTCTTCACTGGATGCACTCGTTGAAATACAAAAGGTGATAGACGGCAGAATTCCTGTATTAGTGGATGGAGGAGTTCGACGGGGAACTGATGTAATTAAAGCACTTGCCTTAGGGGCCAAGGCCGTACTAGTAGGACGACCTTATGTTTATGGATTAACAAAAGGAAAAACGGGGGTTAAGCGAGTCATTCAGCATATTCTTGATGAAACAGATGTTACAATGGCGCTTTCGGGTACACGATCTGTGGAAGAAATAGATTCTTCTTTACTTGTAAAAGTGAATTAG
- a CDS encoding FAD-binding oxidoreductase, whose product MNLTESNLYEELRAFLQDHQVSTNETQIEQHSHDESYHKPSAPDLVVFPESTDEVSAVVKVANAYQTPIIPYGLGTSLEGHVIPYDRGITIDFSQMNKVLEVREKDFLVKVQPGVTRSQLNKELKKYGLFFSVDPGADATLGGMAATNASGTTSVKYGVMRDQVRDAEVVLADGEIIHTGSLAQKSSSGYNLNSLFVGSEGTLGCITELTLKVYGIPEHIVAARASFPSVNNAVEAVVSILQAGVPIARVELVDEPSMKQVNLFSETNYKEQPALFLEFHGNEAGLNYDVEFTKEIVADHQCEEILFEKDNAARNRLWEARHNLAYAYVHGNPGKKLMVTDVCVPISELAGAIEHAREKVNELELNGGITGHVGDGNYHILLMMDMDDPNEVKKAEQLNEQIVDYALQRGGTCTGEHGVGIGKMKYQQREHGEALRVMEKIKAALDEKEILNPHKLVHQKKRGL is encoded by the coding sequence ATGAACCTAACAGAGAGTAACTTATACGAGGAATTAAGAGCATTTTTACAAGACCATCAAGTATCAACAAATGAAACTCAAATCGAACAGCATAGTCACGACGAATCCTATCATAAACCCAGTGCACCAGATTTGGTTGTGTTTCCAGAGAGTACTGACGAAGTAAGCGCAGTTGTGAAGGTCGCAAATGCTTATCAGACCCCGATCATTCCTTATGGACTGGGAACGAGTTTAGAGGGTCATGTCATTCCTTATGATCGCGGAATTACGATCGATTTTTCGCAAATGAATAAAGTCCTTGAGGTCCGGGAGAAAGACTTCCTCGTGAAAGTGCAGCCAGGTGTCACGCGTTCACAATTGAATAAAGAGCTGAAAAAATACGGGCTTTTCTTCTCTGTTGACCCAGGGGCGGATGCTACGTTAGGCGGTATGGCTGCGACCAACGCCAGTGGCACGACGTCGGTAAAATATGGGGTGATGCGGGATCAAGTGCGTGATGCAGAAGTCGTTCTTGCTGATGGGGAAATCATTCATACAGGCAGCTTGGCACAAAAGTCCTCATCAGGCTACAACTTAAACAGTCTCTTTGTAGGTTCAGAGGGTACGTTAGGCTGTATTACAGAACTAACGTTAAAGGTGTACGGAATTCCCGAGCATATTGTTGCAGCGAGAGCTTCCTTTCCAAGTGTAAATAATGCAGTGGAAGCCGTTGTATCTATTTTGCAGGCTGGTGTGCCGATTGCGAGAGTGGAGTTGGTCGATGAGCCATCCATGAAGCAGGTAAACCTGTTTAGTGAAACGAATTATAAAGAGCAGCCTGCCTTATTTTTAGAATTCCACGGAAATGAAGCAGGACTTAATTACGATGTAGAATTTACGAAAGAAATCGTTGCAGACCATCAGTGTGAAGAGATTCTTTTTGAAAAAGATAATGCAGCGAGGAATCGCTTATGGGAAGCAAGACACAATCTTGCCTACGCTTATGTACATGGAAACCCAGGTAAAAAATTAATGGTGACAGATGTTTGTGTTCCTATCTCTGAGCTTGCCGGTGCGATTGAGCACGCCAGAGAAAAAGTGAATGAACTTGAGCTTAACGGAGGCATTACTGGTCATGTCGGTGATGGAAACTATCATATTCTGCTTATGATGGATATGGATGACCCAAATGAAGTGAAAAAAGCTGAACAGTTAAATGAGCAAATCGTTGACTATGCTTTACAAAGGGGTGGCACTTGTACGGGTGAACATGGAGTAGGTATTGGCAAAATGAAATACCAGCAAAGAGAACATGGCGAAGCGTTACGAGTCATGGAAAAAATAAAAGCAGCTTTGGATGAGAAAGAAATCCTTAATCCTCACAAGTTAGTCCATCAGAAAAAGAGGGGTTTATGA
- a CDS encoding cation diffusion facilitator family transporter yields MAEFLGLLKKGNRSALMASIMNAIIAVIKAIAFFITGNVAMFAEMMHSIGDTANQSFVFIGSALSKKAPTDRFPGGFARLVNLVLLGAVLIVGILAYETVKEGIHHIIDPPESDSWFWLNIAVLGVAAILESVVLVKAMKEITADMAGEKIKGFRVVIESFKNIGDAKPATKLVFLEDMVATGGALIAILSIVIGTYTPFHEAEGYASVIIGLMLFYVVGRVFLDNAAGVLGVSDQEMEEKIGELVFAETHVKDIQELMVIKEGEELHVELKIEFDPDMSIAKAADILDNIEEKIMNEKGVTEVIIESDQDDKVQSWNNREKDT; encoded by the coding sequence ATGGCGGAGTTCCTTGGGTTATTGAAAAAAGGAAATAGATCTGCTCTAATGGCGAGCATTATGAATGCGATTATTGCTGTCATCAAAGCTATAGCCTTTTTTATAACCGGCAATGTGGCCATGTTTGCTGAGATGATGCACAGTATTGGCGATACAGCTAACCAATCTTTCGTATTTATTGGATCTGCTTTAAGTAAAAAAGCTCCAACTGATCGTTTTCCGGGTGGCTTTGCGCGACTAGTGAACTTAGTATTACTTGGGGCAGTATTGATTGTCGGCATTTTAGCGTATGAAACAGTAAAAGAAGGAATCCACCATATTATCGATCCTCCTGAATCCGATTCATGGTTTTGGTTAAATATAGCTGTCCTGGGGGTCGCGGCTATCTTAGAATCTGTCGTTTTGGTTAAAGCGATGAAAGAAATAACCGCAGACATGGCAGGTGAAAAAATAAAGGGATTTAGAGTTGTCATAGAGAGTTTCAAAAATATTGGTGATGCAAAACCAGCCACTAAGCTTGTGTTTTTAGAAGATATGGTAGCTACAGGCGGTGCGCTCATCGCCATCCTATCAATTGTTATTGGAACCTATACACCCTTTCATGAAGCAGAAGGGTATGCGTCAGTCATTATTGGATTAATGTTGTTTTACGTCGTGGGACGAGTTTTTCTTGATAACGCTGCAGGTGTGTTAGGCGTTTCTGACCAAGAAATGGAGGAAAAAATAGGTGAGCTTGTATTTGCAGAAACTCATGTAAAAGATATACAAGAGTTAATGGTTATTAAAGAAGGGGAAGAATTGCATGTTGAACTAAAGATAGAATTCGATCCAGACATGTCAATCGCAAAGGCTGCCGATATTCTTGATAACATTGAGGAAAAGATTATGAATGAGAAGGGTGTAACAGAGGTAATCATTGAGTCTGATCAGGATGATAAGGTTCAGAGTTGGAATAATCGAGAAAAAGACACGTAA
- the rraA gene encoding ribonuclease E activity regulator RraA gives MSIQTADICDTHREKVEVADGLFNHFGKVKSFSGPIHTVKVYEDNVLVKKALQTIPEGSVLVVDGGGSRKCALLGDNLAQIAVTRKLAGIIVYGCIRDSAQINGMDIGIFALGTNPLKSNKQGKGQENVPVQFAGVNIEPGFHLYGDEDGILISEDQLF, from the coding sequence ATGAGCATTCAAACAGCAGATATTTGTGATACTCACCGTGAAAAAGTTGAAGTAGCAGATGGATTGTTTAATCACTTTGGGAAAGTAAAATCCTTTTCTGGACCTATTCATACCGTTAAAGTTTACGAAGATAATGTTCTTGTGAAAAAAGCGCTGCAAACCATACCTGAAGGAAGCGTATTAGTTGTTGACGGAGGCGGTTCCCGCAAGTGTGCACTACTAGGGGACAACTTGGCACAGATAGCCGTTACTCGAAAGCTTGCTGGTATTATCGTTTATGGGTGCATAAGGGACAGCGCTCAGATCAATGGAATGGACATAGGGATTTTTGCGCTAGGTACGAACCCATTGAAGAGCAACAAACAAGGTAAAGGTCAGGAAAATGTTCCTGTACAATTTGCCGGCGTAAACATAGAACCTGGTTTTCATCTTTATGGGGATGAAGATGGGATATTAATTTCTGAAGATCAATTATTTTGA
- a CDS encoding GntR family transcriptional regulator: MNAYEYIKKAILHGEFPPKMRLTEEFLANKLQISRTPIREALKQLESEGLTVSMKRGVRVRHFTKQDIQQIYDLRTLLEGYAAAQAATHRTDNDIAEMKSANKRYEQAINSYLESGEATIEYILEINHGFHDAVIKASQNQHIHSHISKVVVVPLIFRSFYWFDEYQLRHSLDVHKVILKAIEEQDTERARVAMHEHIYHGRDQVLLRIDDIDDRYSAKEDVQ; this comes from the coding sequence ATGAATGCATATGAATATATTAAAAAAGCAATCCTGCACGGAGAATTCCCGCCAAAAATGCGGCTCACTGAAGAATTTTTAGCAAACAAATTACAGATCAGCCGTACGCCGATCCGTGAGGCTCTAAAACAACTGGAATCAGAAGGACTTACGGTGTCAATGAAACGAGGCGTTCGCGTCCGTCATTTTACCAAGCAAGACATTCAGCAAATTTACGATTTACGGACATTGTTAGAGGGGTATGCTGCAGCTCAAGCCGCCACCCATCGCACTGATAACGACATTGCTGAAATGAAATCAGCCAATAAAAGGTATGAGCAGGCAATCAATAGCTATCTCGAATCTGGTGAAGCAACCATTGAATACATCTTAGAGATCAACCACGGATTTCATGACGCTGTAATAAAAGCTTCGCAAAATCAACACATCCATTCCCACATATCAAAGGTAGTCGTGGTGCCGTTAATTTTTCGCTCTTTCTACTGGTTTGATGAATACCAGTTAAGGCATTCGCTTGATGTGCATAAAGTTATTTTGAAAGCGATTGAGGAGCAGGATACGGAGAGAGCGCGTGTAGCGATGCATGAGCATATTTATCATGGGCGCGATCAGGTTCTGCTGCGCATTGATGATATTGATGATCGTTATTCGGCTAAAGAAGACGTGCAATAA
- a CDS encoding CaiB/BaiF CoA transferase family protein: MGQSLEGVKVLELGSLIAGPFAGRLMAEFGADVIKVEPPKKGDPLRDWRHIYEGTSLWWRLQSRNKKSITVDLKSEEGQEIIKSLVQECDILIENFRPGTLEKWNLGYEELSSINPGLVMVRVSGYGQTGPYRDKAGFGSIGESMGGLRHITGNPELPPTRVGVSLGDSLAAMYSVIGAMMAIYHRDVKGTGKGQVIDVALYEAVFSLMEGSLPEFDKLGAVRERTGSALPGIAPSNTYQCRDGKYVVIGGNGDAIFKRLMNAIGHPELAEDERFQTNSGRANHADYLDETIEDWTKTVDFETALQTLDEARVPAGPIYSIEDIVKDPHYLSREMIQNFKLNEEESLKIPGVVPKMSETPGETKWLGPELGQHTDEVMRSWLTYDDEKIQQLKEKGII, translated from the coding sequence ATGGGTCAAAGCTTAGAAGGAGTTAAAGTTTTGGAGTTAGGAAGCTTAATTGCTGGTCCGTTTGCGGGGAGGCTGATGGCTGAATTTGGGGCAGATGTGATCAAAGTAGAGCCGCCGAAGAAAGGCGATCCGCTCCGCGATTGGCGTCATATTTACGAAGGAACGTCGCTCTGGTGGCGTCTTCAGTCCCGGAACAAAAAGTCTATTACCGTTGATTTAAAAAGTGAGGAAGGTCAGGAGATTATTAAATCACTGGTTCAAGAATGTGATATTCTCATCGAAAACTTCCGGCCGGGAACTTTAGAGAAATGGAACCTTGGTTATGAGGAATTATCTTCGATTAATCCGGGGCTTGTCATGGTAAGGGTGTCTGGCTACGGGCAAACCGGCCCTTACCGCGATAAGGCTGGATTTGGCAGCATCGGAGAATCGATGGGCGGGCTTCGTCATATCACAGGGAATCCCGAGCTCCCGCCAACGAGGGTCGGTGTCAGCCTTGGCGATTCGCTTGCGGCGATGTATTCGGTGATCGGGGCCATGATGGCGATCTATCATCGTGATGTAAAAGGTACTGGAAAAGGACAGGTTATTGATGTTGCCCTTTATGAAGCTGTCTTTAGTTTAATGGAAGGGTCGCTTCCTGAGTTTGATAAACTTGGAGCCGTGCGAGAGCGAACGGGATCTGCGCTGCCGGGAATTGCTCCATCTAACACCTATCAATGTCGTGATGGGAAATACGTAGTCATTGGCGGCAATGGCGATGCGATTTTCAAACGATTAATGAATGCAATTGGGCATCCGGAATTGGCAGAGGACGAACGGTTTCAGACGAACAGCGGTCGTGCCAATCATGCAGATTATTTGGATGAAACGATTGAGGACTGGACGAAAACGGTGGATTTTGAAACGGCTTTACAAACGCTTGATGAGGCACGCGTGCCGGCAGGTCCGATTTACAGTATTGAAGACATCGTTAAAGATCCGCATTACTTGAGCAGGGAAATGATCCAGAATTTCAAACTCAACGAAGAAGAATCACTTAAAATCCCGGGAGTAGTGCCGAAGATGAGTGAAACGCCAGGGGAGACGAAGTGGCTTGGACCAGAACTCGGACAGCATACTGATGAAGTGATGCGCAGCTGGTTGACGTATGACGATGAAAAGATTCAGCAGTTGAAAGAAAAAGGAATCATCTAG
- a CDS encoding hydroxymethylglutaryl-CoA lyase, whose protein sequence is MQRIYIQEVATRDGFQIEEQFVPTEKKIELINKLGAAGVDKIEVTSFVSPKAVPNLRDAEEVMNGIDRKPGVTYTTLIPNAKGAERAAACEADEVNLVVSVSETHNMKNVRRTVDQSFADFNNIANVLSGTDIQINGTLATTFGCPFEGNIDENRVMTLIEHYLDLGANGITLADTTGMATPKQVYQLCEQVLVRWPDLPVTLHFHNTRGMGLANVMEGIRAGVTRYDASLGGLGGCPFAPGATGNICTEDLVHMLSFMDYEMNADLDQLIAASKDLETILQREVPGQIIKAGKITDLHAVSSS, encoded by the coding sequence GTGCAGCGAATTTATATTCAAGAAGTCGCGACGAGAGACGGATTTCAAATTGAAGAACAGTTCGTTCCGACAGAAAAGAAGATTGAGTTGATTAATAAGCTGGGTGCAGCCGGAGTCGATAAAATTGAAGTAACATCATTTGTGTCGCCAAAGGCGGTGCCTAACTTAAGGGATGCCGAGGAAGTCATGAACGGCATTGATCGCAAGCCGGGTGTCACCTATACAACCTTAATTCCCAATGCAAAAGGTGCCGAACGTGCAGCAGCTTGTGAGGCAGACGAAGTCAATTTGGTCGTATCCGTCAGTGAAACACACAACATGAAAAATGTTCGCCGGACGGTGGATCAATCGTTTGCTGATTTTAACAACATTGCAAACGTGCTATCTGGGACGGATATCCAGATAAACGGAACGCTGGCGACTACGTTTGGCTGTCCATTTGAAGGAAATATCGATGAAAACCGAGTGATGACCTTGATTGAACACTATCTTGACCTTGGCGCGAACGGAATTACACTTGCGGACACGACTGGCATGGCAACGCCTAAGCAAGTCTATCAATTGTGTGAGCAGGTACTTGTTCGCTGGCCGGACTTGCCAGTGACCTTACATTTTCATAACACAAGAGGTATGGGCCTCGCTAATGTGATGGAAGGGATCCGTGCAGGGGTCACGCGCTATGATGCCTCTTTAGGTGGGCTTGGCGGTTGTCCTTTTGCGCCAGGAGCAACCGGCAATATTTGTACTGAGGATCTCGTTCACATGCTGAGCTTTATGGATTACGAGATGAACGCAGATCTAGACCAGTTAATCGCAGCCTCCAAGGATCTTGAGACGATTTTACAACGAGAAGTGCCTGGGCAAATCATCAAAGCTGGCAAAATCACCGATCTGCATGCCGTATCCTCTTCATAG